The following DNA comes from Candidatus Eisenbacteria bacterium.
CACCGTCGTGTTCGACGGGACGATCAAGGTGGTGGGCGGAGGAACGAGCGTAGCTAGCGGCCAGGCCTATGAGCCGATCGTCGCCAAGGAAATCCTCAGGCCCTCGCCACTCAAGATCAGAATCAACACCATCGACCTCGTGCAGCCGGACGGATCGATCGACTTCGACATCGAGGTGATGGAGACGATGGCTGACATCGGAAACGTCAAGATCCGGGCGTACATACTGGAGGACAAGGTCACCTATTCGGGCAGGCAGCATGACGAGGTGACCCGAGATGTCCTCCCCGAGGTGGCCCTCAACGTACAGACGCTGGGACAGGTCCAGAATGTCACCCACAACTTCACGCTTCCCCCCGGCTGGAAGACAGTCGACCTCTGGATGGCGATCTTCGTGCAGGACAATGACGACAAGTCGATCCTGCAGTCGGCCAGCTCGCAGCCGACTCCGGCTTACTCGATCCGCGCCTGGTCCAAGGGAGACAGGGCGGTCGTAGCACCGTCAGGAACAGCCTTCGATTTCCAGGACTTCCGCGTCTACAACCTCGGGCTAAACGCCGATGTGATCCGGGTCGCTCTCAACGTCCCCAGCCTTCCTTCCGGATGGGCCTGCTTCTTCACGGACGGCATCACCGAGTACACCGACTACGTGGACCTCGCCCTGAACCCGGGCGAGCACCAGACCTTCCATCTCAGGGTCGATGCTCCTTACCGCGGCTTCACAAAGCCGACGATCGAGCTGACATCCCCGAACCTCCCCGGCGTGACTCGCGAGATCCCCTACTCGTTCATCACCGATGACGTGCAGGTTCTCCTGGTGGACGACGACGGCGCGGAGACTTTCGAGGACTACTTCCAGGACGCCGTGCAGGCCTACGGGTCGAGCTACGGCATCTGGGACACAGGGCTCGCGCCCGTCACCGGACCCGCCTTGACGCAGTTCCCTGTCGTTGTCTGGTGGACAGGCCTGGCCTATCCGACTCTCGACGATGCCGACCGCGCCGCGCTGACAACCTTCTTGAACGGAGGCGGGAGCCTCTTCATCACCGGGCAGGACCTCGGCTGGGAGCTTGCGTACTACGGCGGAGCCGGTCTCGTCTGGTACAACAACTACCTGCACGCCAACTACATCATGGACGACACGAACGTCTACAACCTCACCGGCGTGGGAGGCGATCCGATCTCCAACGGCATGACACTCAGCATCGCGGGCGGGGATGGAGCCAACAACCAGGAGTATCCCGACGCCATCGCGGCAAGGGACGCCATGGCGACCAACATCTTCACGTACAACGGCATGAGCCCGACGCGCTACGGAGCCATCAAGATTAGCACAGGCGTCTACAAGGCCGTCTACCTCGGCTTCGGATTCGAGGCGATCAGCACGCAGGCGAACCGCCGGCTCCTGATGCAGCGATCCTTGCAGTGGTTCGGGCTCGTCCCGAGCGACGTCGAGGAGATGAGCGCGGACCGCGCGGGAACGAGCATCGCCGCATTCCCGAATCCCGCCGCTCCCGGAGCGACCCTGAGCTACCGGGTTTCCAGCTCGGGACGCGCGGAGATCGAGATCTTCGGCCTCGATGGCTCCCTCGTGCGCACTCTGCTGAAGGAGGATCGTCCCGCGGGTAACCACACCCTCTACTGGGACGGCCGGGATGATGCCGGCCGCGAGGTTCCCTCCGGAGTCTATTTCTTCAAGCTGGCTGCCGGAGGCGATCGATCGAGCGGGAAGGTGGTCCTGACGAGGTAGAGGGTCCTCGATCGGCTGACGCTCTTGGGGCGCGGGGGTCATTTCCCCGCGCCTCAGAGCATCTGCGCAGGTCGTCTTGTCGTCTCCATCGACACACGATGGCAGTCTGAGCCGCGGCCTTCCGTCTCAAGAAGCGCGGCCTGGTCGATCCATCCGGCCGGCAATGATCCTCCCCCTTCCCGCTGGGAGGCGTTATGATCCGGCCATGCGGAGCTTCAGGGATCTTCCTCCCGAGGATGGGCTCTCT
Coding sequences within:
- a CDS encoding T9SS type A sorting domain-containing protein gives rise to the protein MRILAGLLFLAALLAPVASAQYPRGVIAEDGTATWCTYCPDAYAGLDVMMARYNRSEFTSTRLYSSSSGGGLSTAETDARLSYYAITSFPTVVFDGTIKVVGGGTSVASGQAYEPIVAKEILRPSPLKIRINTIDLVQPDGSIDFDIEVMETMADIGNVKIRAYILEDKVTYSGRQHDEVTRDVLPEVALNVQTLGQVQNVTHNFTLPPGWKTVDLWMAIFVQDNDDKSILQSASSQPTPAYSIRAWSKGDRAVVAPSGTAFDFQDFRVYNLGLNADVIRVALNVPSLPSGWACFFTDGITEYTDYVDLALNPGEHQTFHLRVDAPYRGFTKPTIELTSPNLPGVTREIPYSFITDDVQVLLVDDDGAETFEDYFQDAVQAYGSSYGIWDTGLAPVTGPALTQFPVVVWWTGLAYPTLDDADRAALTTFLNGGGSLFITGQDLGWELAYYGGAGLVWYNNYLHANYIMDDTNVYNLTGVGGDPISNGMTLSIAGGDGANNQEYPDAIAARDAMATNIFTYNGMSPTRYGAIKISTGVYKAVYLGFGFEAISTQANRRLLMQRSLQWFGLVPSDVEEMSADRAGTSIAAFPNPAAPGATLSYRVSSSGRAEIEIFGLDGSLVRTLLKEDRPAGNHTLYWDGRDDAGREVPSGVYFFKLAAGGDRSSGKVVLTR